The following is a genomic window from Thioclava electrotropha.
TGGACTGCGAGCCACCCGCATACCCGCCGCGAACGCCCGAGCCAGATGAGCCGGGAGCGTTTCGTCGAAGCCTTCGGCGGCATCTACGAACATTCGCCCTGGATCGCGCAGCGTGCCTTCGATCTGGAACTCGGCCCGGCGCATGATTGCCTCGAGGGCGTGGCCTCGGCGCTGGCCCGTATCTTCCGCTCGGCGTCGGAGGCCGAACGCCTCGGCGTGCTGACCGCGCACCCCGATCTCGCGGGTAAACTCGCCCAGGCCAAGCGCCTCACCGCTGAGAGTACCTCCGAGCAGGCCAGCGCCGGGCTCGATGAGCTGACCGATGAAGAGCGCGCCACATTCGAGGCTCTCAACGCCGCCTATACCGAAAAATTCGGTTTCCCCTTCATCATTGCGGTAAAAGACAATATCAAGGCGTCAATCCTCCACGCCTTCCGCCGCCGGCTTGACCAAGACCGCGAGACGGAATTCCGTGAGGCCTGCAAGCAGGTCGAGCGGATCGCGTGGCATCGCCTGAACGCCATGGACCTTTGATGGAATACACCTATTACGCCCCGACGGGCGGTTTGCCCGATCAGAACCAGCGCGCCCGCGAGCGCGCGCAATTCAACACCTCCTACGCGGTGATTCCGCGCGGGGTGCTGTCCGACATCACCATCTCGCTGCTGCCCGGCTGGGAAAACACTCGCGCCTGGGTACTCGCCCGTCCGCTCTCCGGCTTCGCCGAGACCTTCGCCGAACTGGTCGTCGAAGTCGCGCCGGGCGGCGGCTCTGACAATCCCGAACCCGACCCCGAGGGCCAGAGCGTGATCTTCGTGCTCGCCGGTCACATCCGCCTCGTGATCGAGGGCGTCGGCCATGAGCTGGACGCGGGTGGCTACGCCTATCTCGCGCCGGGCGCACAATGGTCGGTCGCCAATGATCAGGACACGCCCGGCACCTTCGTCTGGGTCCGCAAACGGTATGAGCGCGTGCCGGGCATCGACGCGCCGGAAAGCTTCGTCACCGCCGATCAGGACAAGCCGCCGCTCGAGATGCCTAATACCTCGGGCTACTGGTCGACCTCGCGCTTCGTCGATCCGAACGATCTGCGCCACGACATGCACGTCAATATCGTGACCTTCATGCCGGGCGGCACCATCCCCTTCGCGGAAACCCATGTCATGGAGCATGGCATCTTCGTGCTGCAGGGCCGGGGCGTCTACCTGCTCAATCAGGACTGGATCGAGGTGGAAGAGGGCGATTTCATGTGGCTGCGCGCCTTCTGCCCGCAAGCCTGCTACGCCGCGGGCCGCCGCCCGTTCCGCTACCTGCTCTACAAGGATGTGAACCGCCACCCGAAGCTCGGCTCGCCCATCTCGGGCTGATCCCCTTTCGGCTTGGTTGAAATATCCCGGGGGTGAGGGGGCAGCGCCCCCTCTCTTCCGCCCAAACCCAGAGGCACGCCATGCAGATCAAAGCCGAACCGCTGACACCCGAGGCTTTTGCCCCGTTCGGCGATGTGCTCGACTCCTCCGGCGACCCCGACAAGATCATCAATGCGGGGCTCTGCGGGCGCTATCACGACCGCGCGCAGCTCGATTTCGGGGCGGAGACGGGCGGTCGCGCCGGCATTTCGATCTTCAAGGCAGAACCGCGCGCGCTGCCCTATCTCTGCGATCTGCTGGAGCGGCACCCCGAAGGCTCGCAGGCTTTCATTCCGATGAGCGCGGACCCGTTCCTCGTGATCGTCGCCCCCGATGCGGACGGCAAGCCCGGTACGCCGCGCGCGTTTCTCACCAATGGTGCGCAGGGGATCAACTTCCATCGCGGCACCTGGCACGGGGTGCTGACGCCGCTCGCAGCGCCCGGTCTCTTCGCCGTGGTCGACCGGATCGGCGAGAGCGCGAACCTCGAAGAGCATCCTCTGGACACCCCCTTCACCGTCACCGCCTGACCCTTCGTCAAAGGGGCATGGACACTTCCGCGGAACTTTCCCAAGCTGCGCCAAATCGTTTTGGGGAGGAGCAAGAATGAAAACGCGGATCGCACTTCTGCGCGAAATGGGCAAAGCGCGCCCTTATTCCGACAGCAAGCCGCTGGAGATCGTCGAGGCCGAGCTGGACGACCCCGGCCCGGGTGAGCTGCTCATCAAGATGTCGGCTGCGGGCCTGTGCCACTCGGACCTGTCCGTCATCAACGGCGATCGCCCGCGCGATATGCCCGTGGCGCTGGGCCATGAGGCGGCAGGCGTGGTCGAGGCGGTCGGGCCGTATGTCACCCGCTTCGCACCGGGCGAT
Proteins encoded in this region:
- a CDS encoding ureidoglycolate lyase translates to MQIKAEPLTPEAFAPFGDVLDSSGDPDKIINAGLCGRYHDRAQLDFGAETGGRAGISIFKAEPRALPYLCDLLERHPEGSQAFIPMSADPFLVIVAPDADGKPGTPRAFLTNGAQGINFHRGTWHGVLTPLAAPGLFAVVDRIGESANLEEHPLDTPFTVTA
- a CDS encoding bifunctional allantoicase/(S)-ureidoglycine aminohydrolase, encoding MEYTYYAPTGGLPDQNQRARERAQFNTSYAVIPRGVLSDITISLLPGWENTRAWVLARPLSGFAETFAELVVEVAPGGGSDNPEPDPEGQSVIFVLAGHIRLVIEGVGHELDAGGYAYLAPGAQWSVANDQDTPGTFVWVRKRYERVPGIDAPESFVTADQDKPPLEMPNTSGYWSTSRFVDPNDLRHDMHVNIVTFMPGGTIPFAETHVMEHGIFVLQGRGVYLLNQDWIEVEEGDFMWLRAFCPQACYAAGRRPFRYLLYKDVNRHPKLGSPISG